The Brassica oleracea var. oleracea cultivar TO1000 chromosome C6, BOL, whole genome shotgun sequence genomic interval AATAATACTAACTTTAAAATAGCTTTTGGATAGATTGCTGATCTGAACATATTTAGGGGTCAAAATATCAAAGCAGCTATAAAAGAAAATACAAAAAATGATAAAAAAAAACTTATTAAGTTTTCTAATAAGTATGATAAACATATATAATAATATAATATATAGGGTTCGATTGGTAATGGCTGTAACTTTAAAAAATTTGTTGTAGAAAAAAATCTGTAGATTTTTTGCTGTACCTTTAAATTTTATTGTTGTAAAATTTTATGGAAAGCACTAAAAAATTGCTTTGAATATTTGGCTCTACAGAGCACTTGTACAACTGTATGTTATTTCAAGAGCTGTGGTTTCAAAAAAAAAAATTAAAGCTTGATTGCTCTAAATTTGGTGGTAGAAATTAATAAGACTGTGAACAGCACTTACGGCAAGTACCAAACACTCCCATAGCAGGGGTATGATATTAGTCTCATCTCTCGAAAAACAAAGGGGATCGTCTCTTATCTCTTTCTCATGGCCTCACCACACGCAACCAAACTGTCTCTTATAATCAGATCTCAAAGGTTGGCTTGTTGGGAGCACTGAGACATCAAACATGGTTTCTTCTCTCTTTCACCCTTAAAAACCAATTAGCCCTAAAAATCCCTTTTACAGTATTAATCTTAAAAGTTCCTCTCTCATCATCTCATCTCTCTCTCTCCATTAAAACCATTCACAAGCAAAAAGCTTTGAGCTTTTAATGAGTTTAAGATCCTCTTCGGTTTCTCCTGCAAAAAACTGGGCTGTTCCTCGTCTACTTGCTCTTATCTGTGAGTCTCTGGATCTCACAGTCTTTAATTTTCTTTATTTCCTTATTAGTAATCTCATTATTATGTTCTTTTTCAGACATAAAAAATTAAACAAACTTCAGTTCATAAGCTTATGTAATAATATCTCCATGAAAATTCAGAAAATTAATTAATTAGCTAGCCCTTTTTCTTTTGTTAATCTCCTTAATTGCAACTAAATCATTTTCAGGGTTTTAATTTTAATCAAACCCCAAGAAGGAAAAAAAAATGGATATGAGAAGCCATGAAATGATAGAGAGAAGAAGAGATGACAATGACGACAATGGTGTTGGTAGCATTGCAAATGAAGATAATGTCAACGGTAATCACAACAACACTCGTGTCTCTTCTCAAACCCTAGATCATCACCACCAGTCCAAGTCTCCGTCTTCTTTTGCCATCTCCGCCGCCGCTAAAACCGCCGTACGGTACCGGGAGTGTCTCAAGAACCACGCGGCGAACGTCGGCGGAAGCGTGCACGACGGATGCGGCGAGTTTATGCCGAGCGGCGAAGAAGGGACGATCGAAGCTCTCAGATGCGCTGCTTGCGACTGCCACCGTAATTTCCACCGGAAAGAAGTCGACGGTGTGGGAAGCTCGGATGTGATCGCTCACCACCACCGTCATCACCACCATCAGTACGGTGGAGGAGGAGGAGGGAGAAGACCGCCGCCGCCGAACATGATGGTTAACCCGCTCATGCTTCCTCCGCCGCCGAATTACGCGCCGATGCACCACCATAAGTACGGGATGAGTCCGCCTGGCGGTGCGGGAATGGTGACGCCGATGAGCGTCGCTTACGGTGGGAGCGGAGGAGGAGGAGCTGAGTCGTCTAGTGAAGATCTGAACATGTACGGACAATCAAGCGGAGAGCACGGAGGAGCAGCGGCGGGACAAATGGCGTTTTCGATGTCGTCGAAGAAACGGTTCAGGACGAAGTTCACGACGGAGCAGAAGGAGAGGATGATGGAGTTCGCGGAGAAGCTGGGGTGGAGGATGAACAAGCAAGACGAAGAAGAGCTCAAGAGGTTCTGCGATGAGATCGGAGTGAAGAGACAAGTCTTCAAAGTGTGGATGCATAACAACAAGAACAATGCAAGGAAACCACCACCATCAACAGTATGAGGAACTCTCTAATGGTGAGATTATGCAAGAGATTATCTTTTTAATCTATTGTTTGTTGTTGTCTTTTTAAAAAATGTTTTCTAGGTTTTTTTAGCTTGTACGATCTTTGGATCAATCAATGGATGTTTTGTTTGCGTAGTTAATGTTTTTTTTTTTATTTGGTTTTTTTTTTTTATTTGTTTGTGTTTTGCCTTTTACCCAGTTCGTACTTGTAATCAGCTTCGTTTACTTGTTAGTTTATGTTTCTGTCTTTTTTTACGTTTAAGCTTAAACTCAAAGATGCTGTGTTGTTACAAAGTACAAACTTAAATATGCCAAATACGATCGACATTGTTATTAACAGTTTGATACCAATCTTACTAAATATATAAACTAATGCAAACATTCTAAATTTGTATTCCTTAGTTTGGATAGTTTGGATATACATAAACTTGTAGATAAACATTATTTGCTGTCAGCCAATAAAGAAAACAGATAAATAATGTAAACACAACAATTTTAGCAGTTTATATATATATGAAGATCTTTTTTTGTATGAGACCCCCAAAAATTGTTATGTGATTATGGTTAAATTTTGGGTTGACCCTTTTCTAGTGAAAACTTAGCAACTTTGTTTTATTTGATAATATTTTCATGTTTGTAATTTAATCCATATTTTTTTTTTCCCAAATTGAAATTTATTCATACGCAAAATATCAATATTTATACAAAAGCTGGCGATCAAACGAAATAGCCCCAGAACCAATAGCCCATAGGAAGCAGCAATTAGAACTCACGCTGAAGCGACTCAAACCCACACATGGGTGACATACGAGAAAACATAAAACATAAGACTAGATCCACTGTAGAAACAGAAACATTTAACATCTACGCAAGAGCCGCATCATAACACCTAGCGGTCTTTAGAAAGGAGAAAATGCCAATGATCGGGGTTACCGCTGCTGCCCATAGCCCGCCACCCGGTACCTTCCACTTCTGCACACAAACCACACTCATCGGTGCTGCCTCGCCCGCCAAACGATAAGATCAAAACCCAAAGACTTCAAAACTCGACAAGGGGAACACGCTGCTCGGTCCACGCACCTTGGATACATAAACATTCTACGATCAAAGAAAGAAGTCCACCCAAACACGAAGAAGATGAAGCCTTGCCAACCGAACCTCTCCATAAACACTCACAGGAGAAGAACGAAACGGCAAGCAACCAATGGAAACATTACTCCTCACAGAGAGACTGCTAAGTCACAACCATCAAAACACTTACTACCTTAGTCCATACCGATCAAGACTCACAAACACAAAGATACAAGAGTCCTATCAACACGCTAATTACCGACCAGAGATGCAAAATACGGGCTTGATACAACCGCCACTACGACAAGACAAGCTAGAGAGACCCACCATCGCTGTGCGTCCTGAAGGCCGAAGCCAACAAGACTCGTCTTGAGAAGAGTTGAAAATGACTCCGAAGCCGAGACACCAAGGCTACGGAAGAACAAAGACAACGACTTCCCTCACACCGCCGCGGAACCAGAGACCAGAACCGTGACAGGAGACTCATTTCGACGACCATCTACCGGCGGAACGGAAACAGATCTGAAAATTGTCCGCCAGACCAGCCACTCGAAAAACCGACTCCACCTCTTCCCTTGACATCACAACGACGTCTAGACACCGGAGACGACAACCATCCTTCCGATCTGACACTGGATCCCCAAATCGAAGGCGTTAAACTCTGACGGCGTTCTAGGGTTTGACAAAATGGCTACAGGACACAGGGTTGAGGGATAAGCAAATAGAAAAGAGGAAAGGGTTAGAGGGGAACCCCCGGCGAAGGTGCAGAGGCCACCAACACCGGCGTAGTGAGAAGGATGAGTTTGTTCGCAGTCTCCTGCGAAGGACTAGAGCTTACTTTCTTTTATCGGAATGCTGTTGTAATTTAATCCATATTATCTCTCAAAAATATTAATTAATCTATATTTACTTTTCTCAAGAGGAATACAAAAACAAAATATTTAATGTTTATATAATGTCTGAAATTAGTTGAAAAGATGAATCCATAATTTAAGAATTTTTGCTATATATGATAAATATATGCATACGCAAGTGTCATATATGATCAAAGCTGAGCACTTTATATGTTTGATGTGAGATATGTCACAATTGTGACCATATGATTTGAGTATACTGTAGATCTGTCACATTCCAGTTTTGTACAAAAACGAAAAAACATGGAAGAAAAAGAAATCTAAAAACAAAAATGGAAGATTCTCACTGTTAAACACAGATGAGGCCAAATTTATATAACTGACGACCTATGTATCTTTTCTTTTGTGTCGTCAAGACCTAAGCATCTAAGCTGCTATATGTAATAATTGGCTTTATAAATAATTTTCGAGTTTCTATTTTCTTTTGTGACAATTATGTGTGGGGAACTGTTGATAATTTCTAATAATCTCTTTACTATTATTTGAGGAGCATTGTAAATAATAAACCTTTGCCTCATGTGTTATTATCAAGATTGTCATTACTTATGTGTCATCATGAGAGCTCTTCTCATAGCATTTAGTGAATAATCCTTGCTTGCCTAGACTAATTACATATAGTACCACTGGACATTTAAGTTTCATGTTTATGCATAATATAATTGGTNNNNNNNNNNNNNNNNNNNNNNNNNNNNNNNNNNNNNNNNNNNNNNNNNNNNNNNNNNNNNNNNNNNNNNNNNNNNNNNNNNNNNNNNNNNNNNNNNNNNNNNNNNNNNNNNNNNNNNNNNNNNNNNNNNNNNNNNNNNNNNNNNNNNNNNNNNNNNNNNNNNNNNNNNNNNNNNNNNNNNNNNNNNNNNNNNNNNNNNNNNNNNNNNNNNNNNNNNNNNNNNNNNNNNNNNNNNNNNNNNNNNNNNNNNNNNNNNNNNNNNNNNNNNNNNNNNNNNNNNNNNNNNNNNNNNNNNNNNNNNNNNNNNNNCTTTTTAATCTTGTATGTACTAGGTGGTGCCCAAACAAATTTGGTGACTATATATATGGCAATTTTTAATGCAATTTAATAATATTTGCCCAATATTTCAAATCATTGAATGTATAAATTAATTGCCATATATATTGGGCATTCGAAAAATTATTTCTTGATTCACACTAGAACGCGGAAGATCGACATTGAATGCCATATATATTGGGCAAATATTATTAAATTTATTTACTTTCCATTATATATTCAAAAATTAGCATTCGAAAAATTATTATAGGAAAGTTTTGACTCAGACAAGTATTCGTATGGAAATTAGAACAATTTGTGCTACAATTATTTATTAATTTAAAGTCCTATACAAATTCTATTCAATTCCTTAGATTAAGCACCAAGATTCTGAAATTAAGGACTCAACCCATCACAACACGTCAATCTGGTTATATTCGATCAAGTTAATTTACAAAGTTAATTTTGTTTCCTATACGTTGATTTCTTAATTATATTACTTTCCATAATTTTAAAATTGGCAGCAAAAAGTTAGGGATTAATTCGATTTGATTTAGGCGAGATAATACTTTTTTCTCTCTAATCTTTCATAAGTAAAACTCTATAAGTGATCCCTGTATATAACATTAGACTGAAATTCATCCACATCAAAACTTACTATTTTTCTACATACAAAAAAAAAATTCATGAATTTCGTCTTCGATTTTGCTTACATTGTTTTTTTTTATCATGATAAGGTCGATTAAAGAATGTGATTAACAATGATGGGTTTCAAAAATTATTTTTGAAAGTAACGATGTTCCAGAAATCGATGTTTTCAGAAAGAGGTATAACATTTCGTTTACTGAATTTGGTAAATATATGTGTTTAGTTTGGTAAGTTGATACTTTGTTATGGCTTTCTATAGAATTGCAAACCACGAGTTCTGAAGACACTTCTAACAGTAGTTGTGGTTTTATCAATTTTTTATTTGTTTCTTTATAAATTTGTTTCTTTCATATTTTATTATTCTGTTGCATATGTTTCATTTTATTTTATATTCATAATTTATATTATGAAAACAATAATGCTCTTGCTTTTTTTTTTCATCTTAAATTCATAATAAATTTATATAAGTCTTTACTTACTCTTTTAGATGTATTTCCATAAAATATAATTAAAATATCCCAATAAATTAGTCTATATAGTTTTAAAGTTATAATCTCTTTTAATCCATCACTTCGCACAAGACGCGGATTGCCACCTAGTAATATACTATTATTCTCATCGAAGTTATGTTTCTTCCTTTGAGAAAAGAAAGTGGGCCAAAATATTATACGAAAAAGCTTCCCATATCAAAGTCCAAGT includes:
- the LOC106296769 gene encoding zinc-finger homeodomain protein 5 yields the protein MDMRSHEMIERRRDDNDDNGVGSIANEDNVNGNHNNTRVSSQTLDHHHQSKSPSSFAISAAAKTAVRYRECLKNHAANVGGSVHDGCGEFMPSGEEGTIEALRCAACDCHRNFHRKEVDGVGSSDVIAHHHRHHHHQYGGGGGGRRPPPPNMMVNPLMLPPPPNYAPMHHHKYGMSPPGGAGMVTPMSVAYGGSGGGGAESSSEDLNMYGQSSGEHGGAAAGQMAFSMSSKKRFRTKFTTEQKERMMEFAEKLGWRMNKQDEEELKRFCDEIGVKRQVFKVWMHNNKNNARKPPPSTV